One Dehalococcoidia bacterium DNA segment encodes these proteins:
- a CDS encoding MFS transporter, with product MRGMKLGRGFSALQHYNYRLFWIGQTLSLVGTWMQTVAQAWLVLQLTGSAVDLGIVSALQQLPVLFIGIFGGVFADRAPKRELLIVTQTVQMLLALVLGILVSTGLVQMWHVYLLATLLGLSNAFDMPTRQAFVMEMVGRDDLMNAVALNSMQFNTARIIGPALAGITIALIGVTGSFYANAASFLFVIAGLFMMRSDKFFAVERAPKAPVLSSLREGCEYVWRTPSALLIVLIVGLLGMFTFNTQVLVPLFATDILHSGALGYGILLTGMGAGSLVAAFVAAFAQRARWRLVIGGAIGICLTELAFSFSRNYGLSLGLMVLTGFSMITMFTSANTGIQQRVPDSLRGRVMGVYTSVNMGTMPLGNLAAGALAASLGAPFAMGFGAVAALLTTAAIGSRIYLRRAEDPMQLEPEGFLEPQPSPLSQRQPAAAAAKPA from the coding sequence ATGCGTGGTATGAAACTCGGGCGCGGCTTCAGCGCACTGCAGCATTACAACTACCGGCTGTTCTGGATCGGCCAGACGCTCTCGCTGGTCGGCACCTGGATGCAGACGGTGGCGCAGGCCTGGCTCGTGCTCCAGCTCACCGGCTCCGCCGTCGATCTCGGCATCGTCAGCGCCCTGCAGCAGTTGCCGGTGTTGTTCATCGGCATCTTCGGCGGCGTCTTCGCCGACCGCGCGCCGAAACGCGAGCTGCTGATCGTCACCCAGACCGTGCAGATGCTGTTGGCGCTGGTGCTCGGCATCCTCGTCAGCACGGGCCTGGTGCAGATGTGGCACGTCTACCTGCTCGCCACCCTGCTCGGCCTCAGCAACGCCTTCGACATGCCCACGCGCCAGGCCTTCGTGATGGAAATGGTGGGCCGCGACGACCTGATGAACGCCGTGGCGCTGAACTCGATGCAGTTCAACACCGCGCGCATCATCGGCCCGGCGCTGGCCGGCATCACCATCGCCCTGATCGGCGTGACCGGCAGCTTCTACGCCAACGCGGCCAGCTTCCTCTTCGTGATCGCCGGCCTGTTCATGATGCGCAGCGACAAGTTCTTCGCCGTCGAGCGGGCGCCGAAGGCCCCCGTGCTCAGCAGCCTCCGCGAGGGCTGCGAGTACGTCTGGCGCACGCCCTCGGCCCTGCTGATCGTGCTGATCGTCGGCCTGTTGGGCATGTTCACCTTCAACACGCAGGTGCTCGTGCCGCTCTTCGCGACCGACATCCTCCACTCCGGCGCCCTGGGCTACGGCATCCTGCTCACGGGCATGGGCGCGGGCTCGCTGGTCGCCGCCTTCGTCGCCGCCTTTGCACAGCGGGCGCGCTGGCGGCTGGTGATCGGCGGCGCGATCGGCATCTGCCTGACCGAGCTGGCCTTCTCCTTCTCGCGCAACTACGGCCTCTCACTGGGGCTGATGGTGCTGACCGGCTTCTCTATGATCACCATGTTCACGTCGGCCAACACCGGCATTCAGCAGCGGGTGCCGGACTCGCTGCGCGGCCGCGTAATGGGTGTCTACACCTCGGTGAATATGGGCACGATGCCGCTCGGCAACCTGGCCGCCGGCGCCCTCGCCGCCAGCCTGGGGGCGCCGTTCGCCATGGGCTTCGGCGCCGTGGCGGCGCTGCTGACCACGGCCGCAATCGGCTCGCGGATCTACCTGCGCCGCGCCGAGGATCCAATGCAACTGGAGCCCGAAGGCTTCCTCGAACCGCAGCCCTCGCCGCTGTCCCAGCGACAGCCGGCCGCGGCCGCGGCGAAACCGGCCTGA
- a CDS encoding thiamine pyrophosphate-binding protein codes for MAEIDGATLMAQSLKAQGVEHMFGIVGFPVHPIANACQREGIKFYGMRNEQSASYAAQAAGYLLGRPQACLVVSGPGVVHALAGLANAWSNGWPMLLIGGASDSFQDGMGAFQEAPQVEAARLWSKHSMRVETVGRIPFHVETAVRKALYGRPGAAYIDMPNDIIVGKVEEEAISPIRRVPDPPRTQAPEGTVQEALALLKTAERPLVVVGKGMAWSRAEAEVQEFIEKTQLPFLPSPMGKGVIPDDHPLSVAPGRTYALQNTDVVFLMGARLNWIMHFGLPPRWAPDVKVIQLDIDGNEIGTNVPASVGLLGDGKAIVRQLNQALEQSPWQFSAENRWRSGLQNAVATNTNNTEPMLVSDDVPMGYYRVLREIRDALPHDAMLVSEGASTMDISRQVIPNYLPRTRLDAGSFGTMGIGCGFAVAAAACHPERRIVDLEGDSAFGFSGMEVETACRYNLPITYIVVNNNGVGGGPSTTDHNPLTARAGAYTANARYEKIAEAFGGLGFFVERPDEIRPAIDKAFASGKTAVINIMIDTRAQRRPQQFQWHTR; via the coding sequence ATGGCAGAGATCGACGGCGCAACGTTGATGGCGCAGAGTCTCAAGGCGCAGGGTGTCGAGCACATGTTCGGCATCGTCGGCTTTCCGGTGCATCCGATCGCCAACGCCTGCCAGCGCGAGGGCATCAAGTTCTACGGCATGCGCAACGAGCAATCGGCCTCGTACGCCGCGCAGGCCGCGGGCTATCTGCTCGGCCGGCCGCAGGCCTGCCTGGTCGTCTCCGGGCCGGGCGTGGTGCACGCACTGGCCGGGCTCGCCAATGCCTGGAGCAACGGCTGGCCGATGCTGCTGATCGGCGGCGCCAGCGATAGCTTCCAGGACGGCATGGGCGCCTTCCAGGAGGCGCCTCAGGTCGAGGCGGCGCGGCTCTGGTCCAAGCACAGCATGCGCGTGGAGACCGTCGGCCGCATTCCCTTCCACGTCGAGACGGCGGTGCGCAAGGCGCTGTATGGCAGGCCCGGCGCCGCGTACATCGACATGCCCAACGACATCATCGTCGGCAAGGTCGAGGAAGAGGCGATCTCGCCCATCCGCCGCGTGCCCGACCCGCCCCGTACCCAGGCGCCTGAAGGGACGGTGCAGGAGGCGCTGGCGCTGCTGAAGACGGCGGAACGGCCGCTGGTGGTCGTCGGCAAAGGGATGGCCTGGAGCCGCGCCGAGGCCGAGGTGCAAGAGTTCATCGAAAAGACACAACTGCCGTTCCTGCCCTCGCCCATGGGCAAGGGCGTGATTCCCGACGATCATCCGCTCTCCGTCGCGCCGGGCCGCACCTACGCCCTGCAGAACACCGACGTCGTCTTCCTGATGGGCGCCCGGCTGAACTGGATCATGCACTTCGGCCTGCCGCCGCGCTGGGCGCCCGACGTGAAGGTGATCCAGCTCGACATCGACGGCAACGAAATCGGCACCAACGTGCCGGCCAGCGTCGGCCTCCTGGGCGACGGCAAGGCGATCGTGCGCCAGCTCAATCAGGCGCTGGAACAGAGTCCCTGGCAGTTCAGCGCCGAGAACCGCTGGCGTTCCGGCCTGCAAAACGCCGTGGCGACGAACACCAACAACACGGAGCCGATGCTGGTCTCCGACGACGTGCCGATGGGCTACTACCGCGTGCTGCGCGAGATCCGCGACGCCCTGCCGCACGACGCCATGCTCGTCTCCGAAGGCGCCAGCACGATGGACATCTCGCGCCAGGTGATTCCCAATTATTTGCCGCGCACGCGGCTCGACGCGGGCAGTTTCGGCACGATGGGCATCGGCTGCGGCTTTGCCGTGGCGGCCGCGGCCTGCCACCCGGAGCGGCGCATCGTCGACCTGGAGGGGGATTCGGCCTTCGGCTTCAGCGGCATGGAGGTGGAGACCGCCTGCCGCTACAACCTGCCGATCACCTACATCGTCGTCAATAACAACGGCGTGGGCGGCGGACCGAGCACGACCGATCACAACCCGCTGACGGCGCGCGCCGGCGCTTATACGGCCAACGCCCGTTACGAGAAAATTGCCGAGGCGTTCGGCGGCCTGGGCTTCTTCGTCGAGCGGCCCGACGAGATTCGCCCGGCGATCGATAAGGCCTTCGCCTCGGGCAAGACGGCGGTGATCAACATCATGATCGACACCCGCGCCCAGCGCAGGCCGCAGCAGTTCCAGTGGCATACGCGCTGA
- a CDS encoding DinB family protein: MDPAPFAPMYAFNTWANEGIREGMHGVSAEYLRKPLNLWFDSAFAVTAHLYAGEKIWLARLRDGVNPTRLLSAADFASTGELVEAWRDVDAEWETYIATLSGEQLDEIVTWQSQRGGSFSHIRWQLLLHVPFHSSEHRAHAGTALTQLGLSHGPQDFHLQFMPEEAAEAAARAAWQR; the protein is encoded by the coding sequence ATGGACCCCGCGCCCTTCGCGCCGATGTATGCGTTCAACACCTGGGCCAACGAAGGCATTCGCGAAGGGATGCACGGCGTCAGCGCCGAGTATCTGCGCAAGCCGCTCAATCTCTGGTTCGACTCGGCCTTCGCCGTGACTGCGCACCTCTACGCGGGAGAGAAGATCTGGCTGGCGCGGCTGCGCGACGGCGTGAATCCGACGCGGCTGCTCTCCGCCGCGGACTTCGCCAGCACCGGCGAGTTGGTTGAAGCCTGGCGTGACGTGGACGCGGAGTGGGAAACCTACATCGCGACGCTCAGTGGTGAGCAGCTTGATGAGATCGTCACCTGGCAGAGCCAGCGCGGCGGCAGCTTCAGCCACATCCGCTGGCAACTGTTGCTGCATGTCCCCTTCCACAGCAGCGAGCACCGCGCCCACGCCGGCACCGCGCTCACCCAGCTCGGCCTCAGTCACGGCCCGCAGGATTTTCATCTGCAGTTCATGCCGGAAGAGGCCGCCGAGGCCGCCGCCCGCGCCGCCTGGCAGCGGTAG
- a CDS encoding MarR family transcriptional regulator, giving the protein MPISAEPAARFEMDRVPSAVIGRLHRRMRHRLDHRLERFGLTGVQWTVLAHLGNEDGLSQTELQRLLAIEAATLTHIVQRLERDGFIRRSCDPEDRRRQRVWLSDKSRELLPALAAEVAEHRAFVQRGLDEHEIATLSALLRRLEENLL; this is encoded by the coding sequence ATGCCCATCTCCGCCGAGCCGGCGGCTCGCTTTGAAATGGACCGCGTGCCCTCGGCCGTCATCGGCCGGCTGCACCGCCGCATGCGCCACCGCCTGGACCACCGCCTCGAACGCTTCGGCCTCACGGGCGTGCAGTGGACCGTGCTCGCCCATCTCGGCAACGAAGACGGCCTTTCGCAGACCGAGCTGCAACGCCTTCTGGCGATCGAAGCGGCGACATTGACACACATCGTGCAGCGGCTCGAACGCGACGGCTTCATCCGCCGCAGTTGCGACCCCGAAGACCGGCGCCGCCAGCGTGTCTGGCTGAGCGACAAGAGCCGCGAGCTGTTGCCCGCGCTCGCCGCGGAGGTGGCCGAGCACCGCGCCTTCGTGCAGCGCGGCCTGGACGAACACGAGATCGCCACGCTGAGCGCCCTGCTGCGCCGGCTCGAGGAGAACCTGCTGTAA